In a single window of the Allobranchiibius huperziae genome:
- a CDS encoding DUF222 domain-containing protein: MRDEERQQACESVFWADLPSGLTRFVAELSSGHAAVVKHALRALSAPAPTVTDNDAQERDLRSPAKRRAYALVRLVETSAGVLDGTAPRPVGEFGGTAKILVTMDYNTLYEGLWDAGRLGQHGSGEDGFAPTYLPGIGRTTDGDHLDAGTLRRLACDADLVPIVLGGESEPLDVGRAKRLFTGGLRTAIIHRDQRCTFPGCDRPPDWCDAHHVIPWWAGGQTNLSNAALLCARHHTIVHRDLLTATVTTTGVTWDLTPGLMPTRPGHQGPAA, from the coding sequence GTGCGGGATGAGGAGCGTCAGCAGGCGTGTGAGTCGGTGTTCTGGGCCGATCTGCCCAGTGGGTTGACCCGCTTCGTCGCCGAACTGTCGAGCGGGCACGCCGCGGTGGTCAAACATGCCCTTCGCGCCCTGTCCGCGCCCGCACCAACGGTGACCGATAACGACGCGCAGGAGCGCGATCTTCGTAGTCCGGCCAAGCGCCGGGCGTATGCCTTGGTTCGACTGGTCGAGACCTCAGCAGGTGTCCTGGACGGCACCGCCCCGCGGCCGGTCGGGGAGTTCGGCGGCACCGCCAAGATCCTGGTCACGATGGACTACAACACCCTGTACGAGGGGCTCTGGGACGCGGGCCGGCTCGGCCAACACGGCTCGGGCGAAGACGGATTCGCGCCGACCTACCTTCCGGGGATCGGACGCACCACCGACGGGGACCATCTCGACGCGGGCACCCTCCGCCGACTCGCGTGCGACGCCGACCTCGTCCCCATCGTCTTGGGTGGGGAATCCGAACCGTTGGATGTCGGGCGAGCGAAACGCCTCTTCACCGGCGGGTTGCGCACCGCGATCATCCACCGCGACCAGCGCTGCACCTTCCCCGGATGCGACCGACCGCCCGACTGGTGCGATGCCCACCACGTGATCCCGTGGTGGGCCGGCGGACAGACAAACCTGAGCAACGCAGCACTGCTGTGCGCACGCCACCACACCATCGTGCACCGCGACCTACTGACCGCCACCGTCACCACGACCGGCGTCACCTGGGACCTCACCCCCGGCCTGATGCCCACCCGACCCGGCCACCAGGGACCCGCCGCATGA
- a CDS encoding acetyl-CoA C-acetyltransferase encodes MPEAVIVATARSPIGRARKGSLVDMRPDDLTVQMIQAALDKVPELDRGDIEDLMLGCGQPAGESGFNMARVVATQLGLDHVGGTTVQRYCSSSLQTSRMAMHAIKAGEGEVFISAGVETVSRYDRGSADGYPDTRNPQFDDARRRTEVAAAGQMPPWHDPREDGELPDIYIQMGQTAENVASYKNVTRADQDEFGVRSQNLAEEAQKNGFWAQDITPVTLPDGSTVEKDDGPRAGVTLEKVSQLQPVFRPDGTVTAGNCCPLNDGAAAVIIMSDAKAKQLGLTPLARIVSTGLTALSPEIMGLGPVEASRRALVHAGMSIGDIDLVEINEAFAAQVIPSARDLDIPWDKLNVNGGAIAVGHPFGMTGARITSTLINSLRFHDKQFGLETMCVGGGQGMAMVLERLS; translated from the coding sequence ATGCCCGAAGCTGTCATCGTCGCCACCGCCAGGTCGCCCATCGGCCGGGCGCGCAAGGGATCCCTGGTCGATATGCGCCCGGACGACCTCACCGTCCAGATGATCCAGGCGGCCCTCGACAAAGTGCCCGAGCTGGACCGTGGCGACATCGAGGACCTGATGCTCGGCTGCGGGCAGCCCGCCGGTGAGTCCGGATTCAACATGGCCCGCGTCGTGGCCACCCAACTCGGCCTGGACCACGTCGGCGGCACCACGGTGCAGCGCTACTGCTCCTCGAGCCTGCAGACGTCCCGGATGGCGATGCACGCGATCAAGGCGGGGGAGGGCGAGGTCTTCATCTCCGCCGGCGTGGAGACGGTGAGCCGCTACGACCGCGGCTCGGCGGACGGCTACCCCGACACCAGGAACCCCCAGTTCGACGACGCCCGCCGACGCACCGAGGTCGCCGCCGCCGGACAGATGCCACCGTGGCACGACCCGCGCGAGGACGGCGAGCTGCCCGACATCTACATCCAGATGGGCCAGACCGCCGAGAACGTCGCGTCGTACAAGAACGTGACCCGCGCGGACCAGGACGAGTTCGGCGTACGCAGCCAGAACCTCGCCGAGGAGGCGCAGAAGAACGGCTTCTGGGCGCAGGACATCACCCCCGTGACGCTGCCCGACGGCAGCACCGTGGAGAAGGACGACGGTCCGCGCGCGGGCGTCACCCTGGAGAAGGTCTCGCAGCTGCAGCCGGTCTTCCGCCCCGACGGCACCGTGACCGCCGGCAACTGCTGTCCGTTGAACGACGGCGCTGCCGCAGTGATCATCATGAGCGACGCCAAGGCCAAGCAGCTGGGGCTGACCCCGCTGGCCCGGATCGTCTCCACCGGCCTGACCGCGCTGTCGCCCGAGATCATGGGCCTCGGCCCGGTCGAGGCGTCCCGCAGGGCGCTCGTCCACGCCGGCATGAGCATCGGTGACATCGACCTGGTCGAGATCAACGAGGCGTTCGCGGCGCAGGTCATCCCGTCCGCCCGCGACCTCGACATCCCGTGGGACAAGCTCAACGTCAACGGCGGCGCCATCGCCGTGGGTCACCCGTTCGGGATGACCGGTGCGCGCATCACCAGCACCCTGATCAACTCCCTGCGCTTCCACGACAAGCAGTTCGGTCTGGAGACCATGTGCGTCGGCGGTGGCCAGGGCATGGCCATGGTGCTCGAGCGTCTCAGCTGA
- a CDS encoding SDR family oxidoreductase encodes MRVSRLSGKTALVTGASRGIGLGIARQIVAEGGRVVITARKQEALDEAAAELGGPDVVVAVAGKADDAAHQQEAIDTAINTFGSLDLLVNNAGINPSFGPLVEVDLAAARKTTEVNAIAVLSWVQLAYRSWMREHGGSIVNVASVAGVRPAPGISLYGATKAMLISLTESLAVELGPTIRVNAVAPAVVKTQFAQALYAEGEEKASADYPLKRLGEPEDIASAVTYFLSADSSWVTGQTLVLDGGITLRGGV; translated from the coding sequence ATGCGAGTGAGCAGACTGTCCGGTAAGACCGCCCTGGTGACGGGTGCGAGCCGAGGTATCGGCCTCGGCATCGCCCGTCAGATCGTCGCCGAGGGTGGCCGCGTGGTCATCACGGCGCGCAAGCAGGAAGCCCTGGACGAGGCTGCCGCCGAGCTCGGCGGCCCCGACGTGGTCGTCGCGGTCGCCGGCAAGGCTGACGACGCGGCGCACCAGCAGGAGGCGATCGACACCGCCATCAACACCTTCGGTTCCCTGGACCTGCTGGTCAACAACGCCGGCATCAATCCGTCGTTCGGCCCGTTGGTCGAGGTCGACCTCGCGGCCGCCCGCAAGACCACCGAGGTCAACGCGATCGCGGTGCTCTCCTGGGTGCAGCTCGCCTACCGCTCCTGGATGCGCGAGCACGGCGGCTCGATCGTCAACGTCGCGTCGGTGGCCGGCGTGCGCCCGGCGCCGGGCATCTCGTTGTACGGCGCCACCAAGGCCATGCTCATCTCCCTCACTGAGAGCCTCGCGGTGGAGCTCGGCCCGACCATCCGGGTCAACGCCGTCGCACCGGCCGTGGTGAAGACCCAGTTCGCGCAGGCGCTCTACGCCGAGGGTGAGGAGAAGGCCTCGGCCGACTACCCCCTGAAGCGACTCGGCGAGCCCGAGGACATCGCCAGCGCCGTCACCTACTTCCTGTCCGCCGACAGCTCGTGGGTGACCGGCCAGACCCTCGTCCTGGACGGTGGCATCACCCTGCGCGGGGGAGTCTGA
- a CDS encoding SDR family oxidoreductase, which yields MSAPAAGAQTVVVTGAARGIGAAIATRMAADGARVVVSDRDGDELRELAARIGAHPVVADIASDGGVQQLVDAALETLGRIDVFFANAGIALGTGLSDTDDGHWATILDINVLAHVRAARALESVWEKQGGGRFVVTASAAGLLTILDDPSYAVTKHAAVAFAEWLSVTYRHRGVVVQAICPQGVQTRMLEASGELEELLSHDQALPPERVADAVATALTTEDFYILPHPEVAGYAALRSAEPDRWLAGMNKLQRKLEDARATRDGG from the coding sequence ATGTCGGCTCCGGCAGCCGGTGCACAGACCGTCGTCGTCACCGGCGCGGCTCGCGGCATCGGAGCGGCCATCGCCACCCGGATGGCCGCCGACGGCGCACGAGTGGTGGTCAGCGACCGCGACGGTGACGAGCTGCGCGAGCTCGCGGCACGGATCGGCGCCCACCCGGTGGTCGCCGACATCGCCTCGGACGGCGGCGTGCAGCAACTCGTCGATGCCGCGCTGGAGACCCTTGGCCGCATCGACGTCTTCTTCGCGAACGCCGGAATCGCCCTGGGCACAGGCCTGTCCGACACCGACGACGGTCACTGGGCGACGATCCTGGACATCAACGTGCTGGCGCACGTGCGCGCGGCGCGGGCTCTGGAGTCGGTCTGGGAGAAGCAGGGGGGTGGCCGGTTCGTGGTTACCGCATCCGCAGCGGGGCTGCTCACGATCCTGGACGATCCGTCGTACGCCGTGACCAAGCACGCCGCGGTCGCGTTCGCGGAATGGTTGAGCGTCACCTACCGCCACCGCGGCGTGGTGGTGCAGGCGATCTGCCCGCAGGGCGTGCAGACGCGGATGCTCGAGGCGTCCGGCGAGCTGGAGGAGCTGCTCAGCCACGACCAGGCGCTGCCGCCCGAGCGGGTGGCGGACGCCGTCGCGACGGCGCTCACGACCGAGGACTTCTACATCCTTCCCCACCCCGAGGTGGCCGGGTACGCGGCGCTGCGTAGCGCCGAGCCGGACCGCTGGCTGGCGGGCATGAACAAACTGCAACGCAAACTCGAGGACGCGCGGGCGACGCGCGATGGAGGCTGA
- a CDS encoding NADPH:quinone oxidoreductase family protein, which yields MRALRIEELGQPNKVLEVVDVPVPEPGAGQIAVRVLGAALNFPDVLMCRGEYQVRPPLPFTPGVEVCGEVTALGQGVDHLAVGARVLGSPALPSGGFAQFALMEATDAHPASAALDDAQAASFWIGYQTSWFALHRRAALQPGETLLVHAAAGGVGSSAVQLGKAAGARVIGVVGGAEKAVFARELGADIVVDRHTEDFVQVVKDATGGRGADVIYDPVGGDTYDRSTKCIAFEGRIVVIGFAGGRIQSAALNHALIKNYSILGLHWGLYKSRIPGLMGECHEVLSQMAQDGVAVPLVSERVGLEQVPDALQRLGDGSTVGRVVMVP from the coding sequence ATGAGAGCACTGCGGATCGAGGAGCTGGGCCAGCCGAACAAGGTGCTCGAGGTGGTCGATGTCCCGGTGCCCGAGCCCGGCGCCGGTCAGATCGCCGTGCGGGTGCTGGGTGCTGCACTCAACTTCCCGGACGTGCTGATGTGCCGGGGGGAGTACCAGGTACGCCCGCCACTGCCCTTCACGCCGGGCGTCGAGGTGTGCGGCGAGGTCACCGCACTCGGCCAGGGCGTGGACCATCTCGCCGTCGGGGCGCGGGTCCTGGGCTCGCCGGCTCTGCCGTCGGGCGGCTTCGCGCAGTTCGCGCTGATGGAAGCCACCGACGCGCACCCCGCGTCCGCAGCCCTGGACGACGCGCAGGCGGCGTCGTTCTGGATCGGCTATCAGACCAGCTGGTTCGCCCTGCACCGTCGCGCCGCCCTGCAGCCGGGCGAGACGCTGCTGGTGCACGCCGCGGCCGGTGGGGTGGGAAGCTCAGCCGTGCAGCTCGGCAAGGCGGCCGGCGCCCGGGTGATCGGTGTGGTCGGCGGCGCCGAGAAGGCCGTGTTCGCGCGCGAACTCGGCGCGGACATCGTGGTCGACCGGCACACCGAGGACTTCGTCCAGGTGGTCAAGGACGCGACCGGCGGGCGCGGCGCCGACGTGATCTACGACCCGGTCGGCGGCGACACCTACGACCGCTCCACCAAGTGCATCGCCTTCGAGGGACGCATCGTGGTCATCGGTTTCGCGGGCGGCCGCATCCAGTCGGCCGCGCTCAACCACGCCCTGATCAAGAACTACTCGATCCTCGGGCTGCACTGGGGTCTCTACAAGTCCAGGATCCCGGGGCTGATGGGGGAGTGCCACGAGGTGCTCTCCCAGATGGCGCAGGACGGCGTCGCCGTCCCGCTGGTGAGCGAGCGGGTCGGTCTGGAACAGGTGCCGGACGCCCTGCAGCGACTCGGCGACGGCTCCACCGTCGGTCGCGTGGTGATGGTGCCGTGA